The Glandiceps talaboti chromosome 1, keGlaTala1.1, whole genome shotgun sequence genome has a segment encoding these proteins:
- the LOC144442238 gene encoding NEDD8-activating enzyme E1 catalytic subunit-like, with protein MSRRKRMAVDTNRVDIEWPGRWNHIRKFLERTGPFAHPDFEPNTEMLGFLLETCKVLVVGAGGLGCEIMKDLALSGFRQIDVIDMDTIDVSNLNRQFLFRPKDVGRPKAEVAAQFVNSRVPGCNVTPHYKKIQDYDGSFYRKFHLVICGLDSVVARRWLNGMLLSMLNYEDGELDQSSVIPLIDGGTEGFKGNARVILPGLTACIECTLELYPPQVVFPMCTIAHTPRLPEHCIEYAKVLVWPQEKPFGENVPIDGDDPTHIQWVFDKALDRAKQYNITGVTYRLTQGVVKHIIPAVASTNAVIAASCVTEVFKIATSCSLPLNNYMVFNDTDGLYTYTFEAEKKEDCLACSQIPQTLTFDDDATLQDLVNYLQDSGAMQMKAPGITTIVDGKNKTLYMQTVESIEKRTKVNLPKKLKELGLVEGQEMIIADPTTPNSVVVNLHFSQQSNMEA; from the exons ATGAGTCGACGGAAAAG GATGGCAGTAGACACTAATAGGGTGGACATAGAATGGCCAGGAAGGTGGAACCATATTCGCAAATTCCTGGAAAGAACTGGACCCTTTGCACATCCAGATTTTGAGCCAAATACAGAG ATGTTAGGTTTCTTACTGGAGACATGCAAAGTATTGGTTGTTGGTGCTGGTGGACTTGGCTGTGAAATCATGAAAGATCTG GCCCTGAGTGGTTTTCGTCAGATTGATGTTATTGATATGGATACCATTGATGTGTCAAATCTCAACAGACAGTTTCTGTTTAG ACCAAAAGATGTTGGTCGACCTAAAGCTGAAGTTGCAGCCCAGTTTGTGAATTCCAGAGTACCAGGATGCAATGTCACACC ACATTACAAGAAGATTCAGGATTATGATGGGTCATTTTATAGAA AATTTCACCTGGTTATCTGTGGACTAGACTCTGTAGTAGCAAGGCGTTGGCTGAATGGAATGCTG TTGAGTATGTTGAATTATGAAGATGGTGAACTAGATCAAAGTAGTGTAATTCCATTGATAGATGGTGGTACAGAGGGATTTAAAGGCAATGCTAGGGTTATATTACCTGGTCTGACCGCATGTATAGAATGTACATTAGAACTATACCCACCACAG GTTGTGTTTCCCATGTGTACCATTGCTCACACACCTCGTCTACCAGAACACTGTATAGAGTATGCCAAAGTCTTGGTTTGGCCTCAAGAGAAACCTTTTGGAG AAAATGTGCCAATTGATGGAGACGATCCAACTCATATTCAATGGGTCTTTGATAAAGCCCTGGATAGAgccaaacaatacaatattacaGGGGTGACATACAGGCTAACACAAG GTGTTGTGAAACATATAATACCAGCTGTAGCATCTACAAATGCGGTGATTGCTGCATCTTGTGTGACCGAAGTCTTCAAAATTGCAACAAG TTGTAGTTTACCGCTAAATAATTACATGGTATTCAATGACACTGACGGACTTTATACTTATACTTTTGAAGCAGAGAAAAAG GAGGATTGTCTAGCATGTAGTCAAATACCACAGACACTTACATTTGATGATGATGCAACTCTTCAAGACTTAGTGAATTATCTCCAAGACAGTGGAGCAAT GCAAATGAAGGCACCTGGTATTACTACAATTGTTGATGGTAAAAATAAAACACTATACATGCAAACAGTAGAATCCATAGAGAAAAGAACTAAA
- the LOC144453656 gene encoding PRA1 family protein 3-like: MNDVKVPDLRPFKDFLGESARFQAPAFNDPLRWNNRVVNNLIYYQTNYFLTAIIVFLIVGCLHPIQMLLGLGSVAAAFTGFIYLSENKRQVRRFKQDHTFLCVLAILAVGYFIVYIFGSLLVFLWGVALPLTVIFLHASLRLRNIKNKYSTTAESFGLKRTPMGVLLTALGQEQEVRS; this comes from the exons ATGAATGACGTTAAGGTTCCCGATCTTCGACCTTTCAAGGATTTTTTGGGAGAATCTGCACGGTTCCAGGCCCCTGCTTTCAACGACCCATTAAGATGGAATAACAGAGTTGTGAATAATCTCATATACTACCAAACCAACTATTTCCTCACAGCTATTATCGTGTTTCTGATAGTTGG ATGTCTGCATCCTATTCAGATGTTGCTTGGTCTTGGATCCGTGGCAGCAGCCTTTACCGGCTTTATTTATTTAAGTGAGAATAAACGACAAGTGAGACGATTCAAACAGGATCATACATTCCTTTGTGTACTTGCCATTCTAGCTGTTGGATATTTCATTGTCTATATCTTTGGGTCACTGCTGGTATTTTTGTGGGGTGTGGCCCTGCCATTGACAG tGATTTTCCTGCATGCATCCCTGAGATTGAGAAACATTAAGAACAAATACAGCACGACAGCAGAGTCATTCGGACTGAAAAGAACACCGATGGGAGTACTACTGACTGCATTGGGACAAGAACAAGAAGTGAGGTCGTAA
- the LOC144439703 gene encoding protein SSUH2 homolog produces MAQPSAPPYDPEWASEARDGDDDDDDADESDVDITFGDDNDVPLPDLSTLGAPPGYETLGYTDSSVPPPYVAIFQSQESQHQFSDIIYLTEDDTREALLSYVLEHCCYGKRAAREMNINNILPSNALHYELVTFTEGRETKRTNVPYRGGPVDGPANGTPPAAWDIPCSPQLIFSPEVRYIEVPHTAEVLTCHRCHGSGRVTCGRCNGRGRVKCSSCSGSGRKRYYDSSTKTHKSRSCGSCHGSGKRRCGRCSGSGRVTCPTCHGATKLKWYVQLTVTYKNLTNDHVVEHTDFPNDYIREAEGSIIFNETQDRVQPIVAHPDEELNKNSKSLVRYQENIAETGMLKILKQKHQVRAVPVSEVHWTWKNKASRYWVYGQERKIYFPKYPQKCCWGCVII; encoded by the exons ATGGCACAGCCATCGGCACCACCGTATGACCCAG AATGGGCTTCTGAAGCAAgagatggtgatgatgatgatgatgatgctgatgaaaGTGATGTTGATATCACATTTGGTGATGACAATGATGTTCCTCTTCCAGACCTTAGTACCCTAGGAGCTCCACCTGGATATGAAACATTGGGATATACAG ATTCCAGTGTACCACCACCCTATGTTGCAATATTTCAGTCTCAGGAATCACAACACCAGTTCTCAGA TATCATTTATCTGACTGAAGATGACACAAGAGAAGCTTTACTGTCTTATGTGCTTGaacactgttgctatggtaaaaGAGCAGCAAGAGAAATGAACATCAACAACATCCTTCCTTCTAATGCATTACAT TATGAGCTGGTGACATTTACTGAAGGTCGTGAGACAAAGCGAACGAATGTACCTTACCGAG GAGGTCCAGTTGATGGCCCAGCTAATGGAACACCCCCAGCAGCATGGGATATTCCTTGTTCACCTCAATTGATATTTTCACCTGAAGTGCGATATATTGAAGTTCCACACACAGCTGAAGTATTAACCTGTCATAGATGCCATGGATCTGGTAGAGTAACATGTGGCCGCTGTAATGGCCGTGGAAGA GTTAAATGTAGTAGCTGTAGTGGGTCAGGACGGAAGAGGTATTACGATAGTagcacaaaaacacacaaatcaaGATCATGTGGCTCATGTCATGGATCAGGAAAGAGGAG GTGTGGAAGATGTTCTGGATCAGGGAGGGTGACATGTCCAACTTGTCATGGTGCAACAAAACTGAAGTGGTATGTTCAATTGACTGTGACGTA TAAGAATCTTACCAACGACCATGTAGTAGAACATACTGATTTCCCCAATGACTATATCAGAGAGGCTGAAGGTTCAATTATCTTTAATGAAACACAAGACAGG GTTCAACCAATTGTTGCCCATCCTGATGAGGAACTGAACAAGAACTCTAAAAGTCTTGTCAGATATCAAGAGAATATAGCTGAGACTGGAATGTTAAAAATACTTAAACAG AAACATCAAGTCAGAGCTGTACCTGTGTCTGAAGTGCACTGGACCTGGAAGAATAAAGCAAGTAGATATTGGGTATATGGgcaagaaagaaaaatatattttcccaAATATCCACAGAAATGCTGTTGGGGATGTGTGATTATATGA